One genomic region from Euzebya tangerina encodes:
- a CDS encoding carbohydrate ABC transporter permease, with protein sequence MSETTVAEAPVSEDEEPTRRGVASTSDKIIGGILAVVAAFAVPALTYLLLNATFETLNNRVPDIVVGLVAILIGVVGVFLMYTVVDFGIKALPVGIGNIIQPYAWAGPAVIVLGVFLVYPAVNTVQLSFLDARGENFVGWDNYQYVFTDPAMLRSLRNTVIWIFVVPVAAVAIGLGFAVLADKLKRTESLAKSMIFLPMAISFVGAGIVWRFVYSFRVEGGGEQIGILNAIRVGLGSSPVDWLGVVPWNNLLLMVIMIWLQTGFAMVILSSAIKGVPEDMLEAARLDGATEIQIFWRIIVPSIMSSIVVVFTTMIIAVLKVFDIVWVMTGGQDGTEVIAERMIRNMFTFRDFGRGAAVAVFMFLAVIPVMIINVRRFREEESIR encoded by the coding sequence ATGAGTGAAACGACGGTCGCCGAGGCCCCGGTATCGGAGGACGAGGAGCCGACCCGCCGTGGTGTCGCCTCGACGTCGGACAAGATCATCGGCGGGATCCTCGCCGTGGTCGCCGCGTTCGCCGTCCCGGCCCTGACCTACCTGCTGCTGAACGCCACCTTCGAGACGCTGAACAACCGCGTCCCGGACATCGTGGTCGGCCTGGTCGCCATCCTGATCGGCGTCGTCGGCGTCTTCCTCATGTACACCGTGGTGGACTTCGGGATCAAGGCGCTACCGGTCGGCATCGGCAACATCATCCAGCCGTACGCCTGGGCGGGACCGGCGGTGATCGTACTGGGCGTCTTCCTGGTCTATCCGGCCGTCAACACGGTCCAGCTCTCGTTCCTCGACGCCCGCGGGGAGAACTTCGTCGGCTGGGACAACTACCAGTACGTCTTCACCGACCCGGCGATGCTGCGCTCCCTGCGCAACACCGTCATCTGGATCTTCGTCGTCCCGGTGGCGGCGGTGGCCATCGGTCTTGGCTTCGCCGTCCTCGCGGACAAGCTGAAGCGCACCGAGTCGCTGGCCAAGTCGATGATCTTCCTGCCCATGGCCATCTCCTTCGTCGGCGCCGGCATCGTGTGGCGCTTCGTCTACAGCTTCCGCGTCGAGGGTGGCGGTGAGCAGATCGGGATCCTGAACGCCATTCGTGTCGGATTGGGAAGTTCTCCCGTCGACTGGCTCGGCGTGGTCCCGTGGAACAACCTGCTGCTGATGGTCATCATGATCTGGCTGCAGACCGGCTTCGCGATGGTGATCCTGTCCTCGGCCATCAAGGGCGTGCCTGAGGACATGCTCGAGGCGGCCCGCCTCGACGGCGCCACCGAGATCCAGATCTTCTGGCGGATCATCGTCCCCTCGATCATGTCCTCGATCGTGGTCGTGTTCACCACGATGATCATCGCGGTCCTGAAGGTCTTCGACATCGTCTGGGTCATGACGGGCGGTCAGGACGGCACCGAGGTCATCGCCGAGCGAATGATCAGGAACATGTTCACCTTCAGGGACTTCGGGCGAGGAGCCGCCGTCGCGGTCTTCATGTTCCTCGCCGTGATCCCCGTGATGATCATCAACGTCCGACGGTTCCGCGAGGAGGAGTCCATCCGATGA
- a CDS encoding carbohydrate ABC transporter permease, which translates to MAAKAKGSEGGVSDPANLRIVRIIVLVIVVLWLIPTIGLLITSLREQGAIESSGWWTVFTSLGDTSQWTLANYREVLGSGGFDSAFVNTLIVSVPATVMPITMAAFAAYAFSWMEFRGRYFMFVFVVALLVVPLQVALIPILRLYAGGPEFDISFLSGIAGALTGREIETVTTGIPLSLNGSFLGVWLAHTGFGLPLAIYLLRNFMGSLPSELIESARIDGADHYAIFTRLIIPLSVPALASFAIFQFLWVFNDFLVALVFLGETRDVRVLTIALNSLNGSFGEAWHLLTAGAFISMVLPVAVFFSLQRFFVRGLTAGAVKG; encoded by the coding sequence ATGGCAGCCAAGGCCAAGGGCTCCGAGGGCGGCGTGTCCGACCCAGCAAACCTGCGCATCGTGCGCATCATCGTCCTCGTGATCGTCGTCCTGTGGTTGATCCCGACCATCGGGCTGCTGATCACCTCCCTCCGGGAGCAGGGGGCAATCGAGTCCTCCGGCTGGTGGACGGTCTTCACCTCGCTGGGCGACACCTCGCAGTGGACGCTGGCCAACTATCGAGAGGTGCTCGGCTCTGGCGGCTTCGACAGCGCCTTCGTGAACACCCTGATCGTGAGCGTGCCAGCCACGGTGATGCCCATCACCATGGCAGCGTTCGCCGCGTACGCGTTCAGCTGGATGGAGTTCAGGGGCCGCTACTTCATGTTCGTCTTCGTGGTGGCGCTGCTGGTCGTGCCACTGCAGGTGGCCCTCATCCCGATCCTGCGGCTGTACGCCGGCGGGCCCGAGTTCGACATCAGCTTCCTCAGCGGCATCGCCGGGGCGCTGACGGGGCGTGAGATCGAGACGGTCACCACGGGGATACCCCTGTCGTTGAACGGGTCGTTCCTGGGGGTGTGGCTGGCCCACACCGGCTTCGGCCTGCCCCTCGCGATCTACCTGCTGCGCAACTTCATGGGGTCTTTGCCGTCAGAGCTGATCGAGTCGGCGCGCATCGACGGCGCCGACCACTACGCGATCTTCACGCGGCTGATCATCCCCCTCTCGGTCCCGGCGCTGGCCTCGTTCGCGATCTTCCAGTTCCTCTGGGTGTTCAACGACTTCCTGGTGGCGCTGGTGTTCTTGGGTGAGACACGGGATGTGCGAGTCCTCACGATTGCCCTGAACAGCCTGAATGGCTCGTTCGGCGAGGCCTGGCACCTGCTGACCGCCGGCGCGTTCATCTCGATGGTCCTCCCCGTTGCGGTGTTCTTCAGTCTGCAGCGGTTCTTCGTCCGTGGCCTCACAGCTGGGGCGGTCAAGGGATAA
- a CDS encoding glycoside hydrolase family 13 protein has translation MTDSTWWRHSVTYQIYIRSFADGNGDGLGDIAGIRSRLPYLEELGVDAIWINPWYPSPMADGGYDVADYRAVEPTFGTMAEAEAMIAEAHEHDIRVMLDVVPNHSSDEHRWFVEAVAAEPGSPERDRYFFREGTGPDGAEPPNNWLSFFGGPAWTRLEDGWWYLHLFDAKQPDLNWSNPEVWAEFDDMFRFWFDRDVDGFRIDVAHSLMKDWDLPDVDDPVAAPDPDSHDDHPYLDRDQVHDVYRRWRKLADSYDPPRVFVAEAWVPDPVRLADYVRSDELHTTFNFPFLESRWTAADMRTAIDRTTAALRDVGAPATWVLSNHDVARTVSRYAREQADVDGHNLDSILGKPADFAVGVRRARAAALLMLGLPGAVYLYQGEELGLPEVEDLPTELLADPTWERSGRELRGRDGCRVPLPWADETPSLGFGPRDGAAPWLPQPEAWGPLSAAEQAEDPDSMLSLYRDALRIRGTDERFSGDSMSWLPADEQVLLFSRTDTLACLVNFGPEPVDVPDDWSVLLSSSPVVDDVVPADTAVWLGR, from the coding sequence GTGACCGACTCCACCTGGTGGCGCCACTCCGTCACCTATCAGATCTACATCCGCAGCTTCGCCGACGGGAACGGGGACGGCCTTGGTGACATCGCCGGGATCCGCAGCCGACTGCCGTACCTGGAAGAGCTCGGCGTCGACGCCATCTGGATCAACCCCTGGTACCCCTCGCCCATGGCGGACGGCGGGTACGACGTGGCCGACTACCGGGCGGTCGAGCCCACCTTCGGCACCATGGCGGAGGCGGAGGCGATGATCGCCGAGGCGCACGAGCACGACATCCGGGTGATGCTGGACGTGGTCCCGAACCACTCCTCCGACGAGCACCGCTGGTTCGTCGAGGCGGTGGCGGCCGAGCCCGGCTCACCGGAGCGGGATCGCTACTTCTTCCGCGAGGGCACCGGTCCCGACGGCGCCGAGCCACCCAACAACTGGCTCAGCTTCTTCGGTGGCCCAGCCTGGACGCGGCTGGAGGACGGGTGGTGGTACCTGCACCTGTTCGACGCGAAGCAACCTGATCTCAACTGGTCGAATCCCGAGGTGTGGGCGGAGTTCGACGACATGTTCCGCTTCTGGTTCGACCGGGACGTGGACGGCTTCCGCATCGATGTCGCCCACTCGCTGATGAAGGACTGGGATCTGCCGGACGTCGACGACCCGGTCGCTGCCCCGGACCCCGACTCCCACGACGATCATCCGTACCTCGACCGCGATCAGGTCCACGACGTCTACCGACGGTGGCGGAAGCTGGCGGACAGCTACGACCCGCCGCGTGTGTTCGTCGCCGAGGCGTGGGTGCCCGACCCGGTGCGTCTGGCCGACTACGTCCGCAGCGACGAGTTGCACACGACGTTCAACTTCCCGTTCCTGGAGTCGCGCTGGACCGCCGCCGACATGCGAACGGCCATCGACCGGACCACCGCGGCACTCCGTGATGTGGGCGCGCCCGCCACGTGGGTGCTGTCGAACCACGATGTGGCGCGGACGGTCTCCCGCTACGCCCGTGAGCAGGCCGATGTCGACGGGCACAACCTGGATTCGATCCTCGGCAAGCCGGCCGACTTCGCGGTCGGGGTTCGTCGTGCCCGAGCGGCAGCGCTGCTGATGCTCGGCCTGCCCGGTGCGGTGTACCTCTACCAGGGCGAGGAGTTGGGTCTTCCGGAGGTGGAGGACCTCCCTACGGAGCTGCTCGCCGACCCGACGTGGGAGCGTTCCGGTCGCGAACTCCGAGGCCGTGACGGCTGTCGGGTCCCCCTGCCGTGGGCCGACGAGACCCCCTCCCTGGGCTTCGGGCCACGCGACGGTGCGGCGCCCTGGCTGCCGCAGCCCGAGGCCTGGGGTCCGCTGTCCGCGGCCGAGCAGGCGGAGGACCCCGACTCGATGTTGTCGCTGTATCGCGACGCGCTCCGGATCCGAGGAACGGACGAGCGGTTCTCCGGCGACTCGATGTCCTGGCTTCCGGCCGACGAGCAGGTCCTGCTGTTCTCCCGGACCGACACCCTCGCATGTCTGGTGAACTTCGGCCCGGAACCGGTCGACGTGCCAGACGACTGGTCGGTGCTCCTGTCCAGCTCCCCGGTCGTGGATGACGTCGTCCCAGCCGACACGGCGGTGTGGCTCGGCCGCTGA
- a CDS encoding ABC1 kinase family protein: MGRIARLSRLPLGSLRDAAEGAVRRWRGEAPGAVTADLRRRGADRTRSVLGEAKGGALKAGQLLATVDALFPADPEATWQSALATLPADNPAMPFADLEPTLIDELGQDWRQHFTEFSTAAAAAASLGQVHRARWNDGRDVAVKIQYPGIAEALRVDIAAVSVFTRFAALIAPGMALPPLVAEMRDRLSEELDYRREATVQRAFVRAYADDDVIVPKVVHATERVLVTEWLDGTPFTDLAPRNPADGSPGQADQSTRDAAALAYMRFAVSGPERSGWLHTDPHPGNFRWTPDGQLGVLDFGSALPMPDGMPATFGTLIRLLQEAGSTPSSARGVGTTGIDADLRDALEREGFISPGSRVDAVKLRDYLSPFTEPSRHETFTFTPEWLSTHFGRLGDPRNPDFAVALQLRMPPEHLFTHRVWLGVVGVLCQLRATVPVRAEVTRWLPGLDAGDR; the protein is encoded by the coding sequence GTGGGCCGGATAGCGCGCCTGAGCCGGCTGCCGCTCGGCTCCCTGCGCGACGCGGCAGAGGGCGCCGTCCGACGCTGGCGGGGCGAAGCCCCTGGTGCGGTGACCGCCGATCTTCGCCGGCGCGGCGCGGACCGCACCCGCAGCGTCCTGGGCGAGGCCAAGGGCGGGGCACTCAAGGCCGGCCAACTCCTGGCGACCGTCGACGCGCTCTTCCCCGCCGACCCGGAGGCCACCTGGCAGTCGGCGCTGGCGACCTTGCCGGCCGACAACCCGGCCATGCCATTCGCCGATCTGGAGCCGACGCTCATCGACGAGCTCGGCCAGGACTGGCGCCAGCACTTCACCGAGTTCTCCACCGCCGCCGCCGCAGCCGCCTCCCTCGGCCAGGTGCATCGAGCCCGCTGGAACGATGGCCGCGACGTGGCCGTCAAGATCCAGTACCCCGGGATCGCTGAGGCCCTGCGCGTCGACATCGCCGCCGTCTCGGTGTTCACCCGCTTCGCCGCCCTGATCGCACCGGGTATGGCCCTCCCGCCACTGGTCGCAGAGATGCGCGACCGGCTCTCCGAAGAGCTTGACTACCGGCGGGAGGCCACGGTCCAGCGCGCGTTCGTCCGCGCCTACGCCGACGACGACGTCATCGTACCCAAGGTGGTCCACGCCACCGAGCGGGTGCTGGTGACCGAGTGGCTGGATGGCACCCCGTTCACCGACCTCGCTCCCCGCAACCCGGCGGACGGGTCGCCCGGCCAGGCCGACCAGTCAACGCGAGACGCGGCCGCGCTGGCCTATATGCGCTTCGCCGTCTCGGGCCCCGAGCGCTCCGGCTGGCTGCACACCGACCCCCACCCCGGCAACTTCCGCTGGACGCCCGACGGCCAGCTGGGTGTGCTGGACTTCGGCTCTGCGTTGCCCATGCCGGACGGGATGCCGGCGACGTTTGGCACGCTCATCCGTCTGCTGCAGGAGGCCGGATCCACCCCGTCCTCCGCTCGCGGCGTCGGCACAACCGGCATCGACGCGGACCTTCGAGACGCGCTGGAGCGGGAGGGGTTCATCAGCCCCGGCTCGCGCGTCGATGCCGTGAAGCTCCGGGACTACCTCTCCCCGTTCACCGAACCCAGCCGGCACGAGACGTTCACGTTCACGCCCGAGTGGTTGAGCACCCACTTCGGCCGGCTGGGTGACCCTCGGAATCCCGACTTCGCCGTCGCACTCCAACTCCGGATGCCGCCAGAGCACCTGTTCACGCACCGGGTGTGGCTGGGCGTCGTCGGCGTGCTGTGTCAGCTGCGGGCCACCGTCCCCGTGCGCGCGGAGGTCACGCGCTGGCTGCCCGGCCTCGACGCAGGAGATCGCTGA
- a CDS encoding NAD-dependent protein deacetylase, translated as MSVVDLEQLVAGTRPWTVLSGAGISTDSGIPDYRGSGVDQRRRPSIRYREFMREPHTRRRYWARSHVGYRWMAAAEPNDGHRAVAALQTEGLVGPVLTQNVDGLHQRAGAEDVVELHGSVDRVICTSCGQLTTRRSFAARLAELNPDFHTRSATIAPDGDADLPDDEVETFRVPPCLNCGGVLKPDVVFFGESMPRVRRDHASALLAESAGLLVLGSSLTVMSGYRLVLQADKAELPIAIVTRGQSRGDHLATVKVDASLSEVLPALARSTDRDRAADQDHPAA; from the coding sequence ATGAGCGTCGTGGACCTGGAGCAGCTGGTGGCCGGGACGAGGCCATGGACCGTCCTGTCCGGCGCCGGGATCTCGACCGACTCCGGGATCCCCGACTACCGGGGTTCCGGTGTGGATCAGCGGAGGCGCCCCTCCATCCGCTACCGCGAGTTCATGCGCGAGCCGCACACCCGACGGCGGTACTGGGCCCGTAGCCACGTCGGCTACCGCTGGATGGCAGCAGCAGAGCCCAACGACGGCCACCGCGCCGTGGCGGCACTGCAGACCGAGGGTTTGGTCGGGCCGGTCCTCACCCAGAACGTCGATGGGCTGCACCAGCGGGCTGGCGCCGAGGACGTCGTCGAACTGCATGGCAGCGTCGACCGGGTGATTTGCACCTCGTGTGGGCAGTTGACCACGCGCCGATCCTTCGCGGCGCGACTGGCGGAGCTGAACCCGGACTTCCACACCCGCAGCGCAACCATCGCACCGGACGGCGACGCCGACCTGCCCGACGACGAGGTGGAGACCTTCCGGGTCCCCCCGTGCTTGAACTGCGGTGGGGTCCTCAAACCGGATGTCGTCTTCTTCGGCGAGTCGATGCCACGCGTTCGGCGGGACCACGCATCGGCCCTGCTGGCCGAGTCGGCCGGCCTGCTGGTGCTCGGGTCCAGCCTGACGGTCATGAGTGGCTATCGCCTCGTGCTCCAAGCCGACAAGGCCGAACTGCCCATCGCCATCGTCACCCGTGGCCAGAGCCGCGGGGACCACCTGGCCACCGTGAAGGTGGATGCCAGCCTCAGCGAGGTGCTGCCGGCCCTCGCCCGGTCGACCGACCGCGACCGCGCGGCCGACCAGGACCACCCCGCTGCGTGA
- a CDS encoding NAD-dependent succinate-semialdehyde dehydrogenase codes for MYINGERVSAASGDTFEVTNPATGEVIGRVPDGAASDATAAIDAAADAATAWAGTPPFARADLLHTAWQLMLDRADDLAGLMTTEQGKPLRASKAEVIYGADFLRWFAEEARRIEGAWLTSGRADQRFLQTHAPVGVVAAITPWNYPISMLTRKMGPALAAGCTMVLKPAEATPLCAQAVIDVFEDAGFPPGVVNLVTTGDPKPVGDVFTGDPRVRKLTFTGSTAVGRVLAGKAASNLQRVSVELGGHAPFIVFPDADPVHAAKGAAALKFLNSGQACISPNRLYVHDSAQQAFIDTIVPRVEKISVGVGTTDGVKVGPLINEAAVAKVEAQVEDARAKGAAVPVGGRRVTDGDLAAGHFYAPTILNNVTDDMAIYREETFGPVAPVITYDDVDTVIEAANDTNYGLAAYVYTSDLKTAMRAVEGLKFGIIGVNDVNPTSATVPFGGMNDSGLGREGGHEGLAEYLETKVAGFAL; via the coding sequence ATGTACATCAACGGCGAGCGAGTCAGCGCGGCATCCGGCGACACCTTCGAGGTGACGAACCCAGCCACGGGCGAGGTGATCGGTCGCGTTCCGGACGGTGCGGCGTCTGACGCCACCGCGGCGATCGACGCGGCCGCTGATGCGGCGACGGCCTGGGCGGGGACCCCGCCGTTCGCGCGAGCCGACCTGCTCCACACGGCCTGGCAGCTGATGCTCGACCGGGCTGACGACCTGGCCGGACTGATGACGACCGAGCAGGGCAAGCCCCTCCGTGCGAGCAAGGCGGAGGTCATCTACGGCGCCGACTTCCTCCGGTGGTTCGCCGAGGAGGCCCGCCGCATCGAGGGCGCGTGGCTGACCAGTGGACGAGCCGACCAACGGTTCCTGCAGACCCACGCACCCGTCGGGGTCGTCGCGGCCATCACGCCGTGGAACTACCCGATCTCGATGCTCACGAGGAAGATGGGGCCGGCGCTCGCAGCCGGCTGCACCATGGTGCTCAAGCCCGCCGAGGCGACGCCGCTGTGCGCCCAGGCCGTCATCGACGTCTTCGAGGACGCCGGGTTCCCGCCGGGTGTGGTGAACCTGGTGACCACGGGCGACCCGAAGCCCGTCGGCGACGTCTTCACCGGCGACCCTCGCGTCCGCAAGCTGACCTTCACGGGCTCGACAGCGGTGGGGCGGGTCCTGGCCGGCAAGGCCGCGTCCAACCTCCAGCGGGTGTCGGTCGAACTCGGCGGTCACGCGCCCTTCATCGTCTTCCCCGACGCCGACCCCGTCCACGCTGCGAAGGGGGCCGCGGCCCTGAAGTTCCTCAACTCCGGGCAGGCGTGCATCAGCCCCAACCGGCTCTACGTCCACGACTCCGCCCAGCAGGCGTTCATCGACACGATCGTCCCGCGCGTGGAGAAGATCTCGGTCGGAGTCGGCACCACCGATGGGGTGAAGGTCGGGCCGCTGATCAACGAGGCCGCCGTGGCCAAGGTCGAGGCGCAGGTGGAGGATGCCCGGGCCAAGGGTGCCGCGGTGCCGGTCGGGGGTCGACGGGTCACGGATGGTGATCTGGCAGCGGGTCACTTCTACGCCCCGACCATCCTCAACAACGTCACCGACGACATGGCCATCTACCGCGAGGAGACCTTCGGGCCGGTTGCGCCCGTCATCACCTACGACGACGTGGACACGGTGATCGAGGCGGCCAACGACACCAACTATGGCCTTGCGGCCTACGTGTACACCAGTGATCTGAAGACGGCCATGCGAGCGGTCGAGGGGCTGAAGTTCGGGATCATCGGCGTCAACGACGTGAACCCGACCTCGGCCACCGTCCCGTTCGGTGGGATGAACGACTCGGGGCTCGGTCGGGAGGGTGGCCACGAGGGCCTGGCGGAGTACCTCGAGACCAAGGTCGCCGGGTTCGCACTCTGA
- a CDS encoding carboxyl transferase domain-containing protein, which translates to MPTDVVAPFAATVAEIAVEVGATVEEGQTLLFLEIMKMEQPVTAATAGAVDRISVEVGDTVEAGTVLLVLATPEPSALESAARQADDPGPRADPGPRADRGTRGDLARVHRRRAQLEDQARPEDMAKRHGRGHRTARENIADLVDEGSFSEYGGLVIASQRSRRSLEDLQERTPADGMITGTATIGAAVHGAERSRVAVVAYDYTVLAGTQGWANHRKLDRLLDLADREALPLIVFAEGGGGRPGDDYLGASLLEAQAWELLCRLSGRVPLLAVVNGRCFAGNAALAGACDVIIATVGSSLGMAGPAMIEGGGLGSVHPDEVGPMHVQTAGGVVDVLVEDEAAAVAEVKRLLGFWQGPIDHGQDPGAGPDPEVLRDAVPENRKRVYDMRDLLDGLVDPGSMLELRGPVRVGDGAGGSWQEYAPGMATGFARIQGQPVGILANVPTHLGGAIDAEAADSATRHLQLCDSYRLPLVVVCDTPGFMVGPDAERDGGVRRFSQMFLAGSRLTVPVIVVIARKGYGLGAQAMMGGHLNVPLLTVAWPTAELGPMGLEGAVSLGYRRELEAIEDPVARAAREAELIDEAYAAAGGLNVASFGEIDDVIDPADTRLRIVQALAAARPR; encoded by the coding sequence GTGCCCACCGACGTCGTTGCCCCGTTCGCCGCCACCGTCGCAGAGATCGCCGTCGAGGTGGGTGCCACCGTGGAGGAGGGGCAGACACTGCTGTTCCTCGAGATCATGAAGATGGAGCAGCCGGTCACGGCCGCGACCGCTGGTGCCGTCGACCGGATCTCGGTGGAGGTCGGTGACACGGTTGAGGCGGGGACCGTTCTGCTGGTCCTCGCGACCCCCGAACCCTCCGCCCTTGAGTCGGCCGCGCGCCAGGCCGACGATCCGGGGCCACGGGCCGATCCGGGGCCACGGGCCGATCGAGGTACCCGCGGCGACCTCGCCAGGGTCCACCGGCGACGCGCACAACTGGAGGACCAGGCCAGGCCAGAGGACATGGCCAAGCGACATGGTCGTGGCCACCGCACCGCTCGGGAGAACATCGCCGACCTGGTCGATGAGGGCAGCTTCAGCGAGTACGGGGGGCTGGTGATCGCAAGCCAACGCTCCCGACGGTCGCTCGAGGATCTGCAGGAGCGCACCCCGGCGGACGGCATGATCACCGGCACGGCCACGATCGGCGCCGCGGTCCACGGGGCGGAGCGGTCGCGGGTCGCAGTGGTCGCCTACGACTACACCGTCCTGGCCGGGACACAGGGCTGGGCCAATCACCGCAAGCTGGACCGCCTGCTGGACCTCGCGGACCGGGAGGCGTTGCCGCTGATCGTCTTCGCGGAGGGCGGCGGGGGACGACCGGGCGATGACTACCTCGGCGCCTCGCTGCTCGAGGCGCAGGCGTGGGAGCTGCTGTGCCGTCTGTCGGGCCGGGTGCCCCTGCTCGCCGTCGTGAACGGTCGGTGCTTCGCCGGCAACGCGGCCCTTGCCGGTGCGTGTGACGTGATCATCGCCACCGTGGGGTCGAGCCTCGGCATGGCCGGACCGGCGATGATCGAGGGCGGCGGGCTGGGGTCGGTCCACCCCGACGAGGTCGGGCCCATGCACGTCCAGACCGCCGGAGGTGTCGTGGATGTGCTGGTGGAGGATGAGGCGGCCGCCGTCGCCGAGGTCAAGCGGCTGCTCGGGTTCTGGCAGGGCCCGATCGATCACGGCCAGGATCCTGGTGCGGGCCCCGACCCCGAGGTGCTGCGCGACGCGGTTCCGGAGAACCGCAAGCGGGTGTACGACATGCGTGACCTGCTCGACGGGCTGGTGGACCCCGGCTCGATGCTGGAGCTTCGCGGGCCAGTCCGCGTCGGCGACGGGGCGGGGGGTTCATGGCAGGAGTACGCGCCGGGAATGGCCACCGGCTTCGCGCGCATCCAGGGACAGCCGGTCGGCATCCTCGCCAACGTCCCCACCCACCTCGGCGGGGCGATCGATGCCGAGGCTGCCGACAGCGCGACCCGCCACCTCCAGCTCTGCGACAGCTACCGACTGCCGCTGGTCGTGGTGTGCGACACCCCGGGGTTCATGGTCGGGCCGGACGCCGAGCGTGATGGCGGGGTTCGTCGGTTCTCGCAGATGTTCCTGGCCGGCTCGCGGCTGACCGTCCCGGTGATCGTCGTCATCGCCCGCAAGGGGTATGGCCTCGGCGCCCAGGCCATGATGGGGGGCCACCTGAACGTCCCCCTCCTCACGGTGGCCTGGCCGACGGCCGAGCTCGGCCCGATGGGCCTGGAGGGAGCGGTCTCGCTGGGGTACCGGCGCGAGTTGGAGGCGATCGAGGACCCGGTGGCCAGGGCGGCTCGTGAGGCGGAATTGATCGATGAGGCCTACGCCGCCGCGGGTGGTCTGAACGTCGCCAGCTTCGGCGAGATCGACGACGTGATCGACCCCGCCGACACCCGCCTGAGGATCGTGCAGGCACTCGCGGCCGCTCGTCCTCGGTAG
- a CDS encoding MBL fold metallo-hydrolase translates to MTPSPPSRRSRRAVLRDLGRTSVGLLVVGAGLGGCESGSDPVVAGSPDRADQSGGPSEPVPEATDSSSAAATAAAGTERAIVELGFVAAYIVSRAGEAALIDTGVEGSAGAIEEVLAGLGLEWASISDVVVTHSHGDHAGSLAAVAERAPDAAIWAGAADLDRMNAGREIVAVGDGDQVFGMDIIETPGHTPGHISVLDDGVLYTGDALVGGGDGRLAGPSERFTDDLPTAIQSVAKLGGFDVSTINVFHGFPVTGAAADLTALAESLS, encoded by the coding sequence TCGTCGGCGCGGGCCTCGGCGGCTGCGAGAGCGGGAGTGATCCCGTGGTGGCGGGCTCCCCCGATCGTGCCGACCAGTCGGGCGGCCCGTCCGAGCCGGTCCCCGAGGCGACCGACAGCTCGAGCGCGGCCGCAACGGCGGCAGCGGGAACCGAACGTGCCATCGTCGAGTTGGGCTTCGTCGCCGCCTACATCGTCAGCCGCGCTGGTGAGGCCGCGCTCATCGACACCGGGGTGGAGGGGTCGGCCGGCGCGATCGAGGAGGTCCTGGCCGGTCTTGGGCTGGAGTGGGCCAGCATCAGCGACGTCGTCGTCACCCACTCGCACGGCGACCACGCGGGCAGCTTGGCTGCCGTTGCCGAGCGGGCCCCCGACGCGGCCATCTGGGCCGGCGCCGCGGACCTGGACCGGATGAACGCGGGCCGTGAGATCGTCGCAGTCGGGGACGGCGACCAGGTGTTCGGGATGGACATCATCGAGACCCCGGGCCACACGCCGGGCCACATCAGCGTGTTGGACGACGGTGTCCTCTACACCGGCGACGCCCTGGTGGGCGGGGGCGACGGTAGATTGGCCGGGCCCTCGGAGCGGTTCACCGATGACCTCCCGACGGCCATCCAGAGCGTTGCGAAGCTGGGTGGGTTCGACGTCTCGACCATCAACGTCTTCCACGGCTTCCCGGTCACGGGCGCCGCGGCGGACCTCACAGCGCTGGCAGAGTCTCTCTCCTGA